In Kineosporia corallincola, a genomic segment contains:
- the csb2 gene encoding type I-G CRISPR-associated protein Csb2 has translation MTSHLVVAVELVTGAYDAADSEDRRLAEWPPHPARLFCSLVSVARGEDERSALRWLEQQGPPLVAASVDHSTSRTASYVVTNQRSLTGGSQFHPGRSNQLRSRSRVFPGSSRIEFVWQVAPDQQIIAHLDAMCARVPYLGRATGMATLTASRRAAEIIEEVDVFEPVPDDDKVAVAGQLMLRTPYPGYLAALDEQYELDMPAWLANRFTEYRLRSDPEDHVALRQVHPSLYRDVVILRFVNLRPQGRLGPEFVEALRSSVLRSAGPNAPGVLHGHGADGRPHVAFLALPNVAPQPVSRTSDAWHRSWGHLLGIAVAVPELDAAERRAVLSAVLGLRRLNENNEQVITLEIDRIGAVQLRYEPTLIKPFGVTPERWRRSARCWSSVSPVVLDKYPRRSMTAEDIVLGSVRQAGLPEPVDISVSRSPLLPGASQLQPIDLPKKFRGRLFRHVTLTFAEEVAGPVLIGAGRYLGLGLMAPVSGKTDRDAGGESSDPATEDVIDLTTQVGAPSGGDL, from the coding sequence GTGACGTCACACCTGGTGGTCGCCGTCGAACTGGTCACCGGAGCGTACGACGCGGCCGACAGTGAGGACCGGCGCCTGGCGGAGTGGCCACCGCATCCAGCACGGCTGTTCTGCTCCCTGGTGTCAGTGGCACGGGGTGAGGACGAGCGCTCGGCTCTGCGGTGGTTGGAGCAGCAGGGGCCCCCTCTCGTGGCGGCGTCGGTGGATCACTCGACCTCCAGAACTGCATCGTACGTGGTGACCAATCAGCGGTCCCTGACCGGTGGAAGTCAGTTTCATCCTGGGCGTTCCAACCAGTTACGTAGCCGCAGCCGTGTTTTTCCCGGCAGTTCGCGGATCGAATTCGTGTGGCAGGTCGCTCCGGATCAGCAGATCATCGCTCATCTGGATGCGATGTGTGCCCGCGTTCCGTATCTGGGTCGGGCCACCGGGATGGCGACGCTCACGGCCAGCCGTCGGGCGGCAGAGATTATCGAAGAGGTAGACGTTTTCGAGCCTGTTCCGGATGATGACAAGGTCGCGGTCGCGGGGCAGTTGATGCTGAGAACCCCGTATCCGGGCTATCTGGCTGCGTTGGACGAGCAGTACGAGCTGGACATGCCGGCGTGGCTGGCCAATCGCTTCACCGAGTACCGGCTACGGAGCGATCCCGAGGATCATGTTGCGCTGCGGCAGGTGCATCCGTCGCTGTATCGCGACGTGGTGATCCTGCGGTTCGTCAACCTGCGTCCGCAGGGGCGTCTCGGCCCGGAGTTCGTCGAGGCACTGAGATCGTCGGTGCTGCGGTCGGCCGGCCCGAACGCCCCGGGTGTTCTGCATGGTCACGGCGCCGATGGACGTCCGCACGTCGCCTTCCTGGCACTGCCCAACGTGGCTCCGCAGCCGGTGTCCCGGACCTCGGACGCCTGGCATCGATCCTGGGGGCATCTGCTGGGAATCGCTGTGGCTGTACCGGAGCTCGACGCGGCGGAAAGGCGTGCGGTGCTGTCCGCGGTTCTTGGGCTCAGGCGCCTGAACGAGAACAACGAGCAGGTGATCACACTGGAGATCGATCGTATCGGCGCGGTGCAACTGCGGTACGAACCGACGCTGATCAAACCGTTTGGGGTGACACCCGAGCGGTGGCGGCGCTCTGCTCGTTGCTGGAGCAGCGTCAGCCCGGTCGTGCTGGACAAGTATCCGCGGCGTTCGATGACTGCGGAGGACATTGTGCTGGGGTCGGTGCGTCAGGCCGGCCTGCCTGAGCCGGTGGACATCAGTGTGAGCCGCTCTCCCCTGCTGCCAGGAGCCTCCCAGTTGCAGCCGATCGATCTGCCGAAGAAGTTTCGGGGTCGTCTTTTTCGGCATGTGACGCTCACTTTCGCCGAAGAGGTGGCCGGCCCGGTACTGATCGGGGCCGGTCGGTATCTCGGCCTCGGGCTGATGGCTCCGGTGTCGGGTAAGACCGATCGCGATGCCGGAGGCGAATCCTCCGACCCCGCGACCGAAGACGTCATCGACCTGACAACTCAGGTCGGCGCACCCTCCGGAGGCGACCTGTGA